The stretch of DNA TTTTTTAGTAGTGTCACCGTTATTGTCACCAATTTCGTCTAACCGGGTTAAATCGTACCCTGTCGTCCATAACTCTGGTAATACGATAATTTTAGGGCTATATTTCTGTACAGTTTCCATAATCAATTTTTCTACTTTTTTAACATTTTCTTGCGGTGAACCGAACGTTATATCAAACTGAATACAAGCTACTTTCCATGACATATAAAAGTCCCCCTTTATTAGCCTTCGTCGTTTTCTGCTACCTGCATCTAATTTACAATTTATTATTCATTGTGTATAGCCCATTACAGAAAATTTCAAAAAACTCTTTACATTTTGCTTTTAACATTATATGATTTGTCACTAGTATTTCAACATTTTTTTAAGAAGGTGTACAAATGAAAAACTTTAAACAATCAAAATTGTTACAAACGTTACCGAAACAATTTTTTGCATCCCTTGTTGAAAAGAGCGGAAAAGTAGTTGCATTAGGTCATGATGTCATTAACTTAGGACAAGGAAATCCGGATCAGCCAACACCGCAACATATTGTACAATCGATGCAAAATGCGGTATTGAAACCACAACATCATAAATATGCCCCATTTCGAGGCCATGATTTTTTAAAAGAGGCGGTTGCAGCATTTTATAAACGAGAATACGATGTAGTGTTAGATCCAGCAACAGAAATAGCTGTTCTTTTTGGCGGAAAAGCTGGATTAGTAGAGCTGCCCGTTTGTTTGCTTAATGAAGGTGACACCGTTTTAGTCCCTGATCCAGGCTATCCAGATTATTTGTCTGGAGTTGCGCTAGCAAAGGCAAACATGGAAGTAATGCCACTTGAAGAGAAAAATAATTTTCTACCAAACTATCAAAATATCTCAGAATCTGTGCTGAAAGATGCAAAGTTAATGTTTTTAAACTATCCGAATAATCCTACAGGTGCTATGGCAACAGCTGCTTTTTTTGAAGAAACAGTAGAGCTAGCAAATAAAAATAATATTTGTGTCGTTCATGATTTTGCATATGGCGCTATCGGCTTTGAGGGGAATCGTCCAATTAGTTTTCTACAAACTGCTGGTGCTAAAAATGTTGGCGTAGAAATATATACCTTATCAAAAACATATAATATGGCAGGGTGGAGAGTCGGTTTTACCGTTGGGAATGCTAGTGTAATTGAAGCGATCAATTTACTTCAAGACCATCTATATGTGAGCCTTTTTAGTAGTATACAAGAAGCTGCTGCAACTGCGCTTTTAGACTCTCAACATTGTGTAGATGAATTAGTGGAAATGTATGAGGAGAGACGTAACGTTCTCGTAAACGGATTGAAAGAAATTGGTTGGGACGTTAATGCCCCACAAGGATCCTTTTTCGCATGGTTAAAAGTCCCTAATGGCTATACTTCTGAAAGCTTTTCTGATTACTTATTAGAAAATGCTCATATTGTCGTTGCACCAGGAATTGGCTTTGGATCATACGGTGAAGGTTATGTGAGAGTAGGGCTGTTAACAAGTACAGAAAGATTACAAGAAGCGGTTGATCGAATTAAAAAATTGCAATTATTTTCTTAATCACTGTTGACAAAAAAGATTACCAATGTCATAATCTCAACTAGATTTTCTATTTTTGTAATAGTAAAAAAATGAATATATTACGTTTTCTTATCAAGAGCAGGTGGAGGGACTAGCCCGATGAAACCCGGCAACCGACTTATTTTTAAGCACGGTGCTAAATCTTGCAGCTTTTTTAGCTGGGAGATAAGAGGATGTTAGGATACCTAACCTCTTCTTATTGGAAGAGGTTTTTATTTTGTATTTAATTCATTTTAAAGAGGTACAACAGCACAGTAATTTTTACAAAAGGGTGTGGAATAGATGAGTGAAGTAATTGCTACATACTTAGTTCATGATGCGAAAGGGAATCTAGAAAGAAAAGCGGAAGGAATTGCACTTGGACTCACAGTTGGTTCTTGGACAGATTTACCAAAAGTAGACCAGGATCAGTTAAAAAAACATAAAGGTCGAGTAGTACATGTTGAATATCTGCCAGAGGACGAAAAGGTTAACAGATATTTCGGTGAGAAGAGAACAAAAGGACTTATCAAAATTGCTTATCCATCACTTAATTTTTCTAATGACATTCCTGCCATTATCACTACAGTTTTTGGGAAGCTTTCTCTTGATGGAGAAATTAAATTACTTGATTTACAGTTTAGTGATGAACTAAAAAGAAGTTTTCCAGGACCGAAATTTGGTATTCAAGGTATTCGAGAAAAAACAGGTGTGTGGGAGCGTCCGTTTGTAATGAGTATTTTTAAAGGAGTATTAGGGCGTGATCTCGCCTTTTTACGAGACCAATTAAAAGAGCAAGCGTTAGGCGGAGTGGATTTTGTAAAAGACGATGAAATATTATTTGAAAATGAATTAACACCGTTTGAAAATAGAATAATTGCCGGTAAGGAAGTACTTCAAAATGTGTACGAACAAACAGGGCACCGTACGCTTTACGCGGTGAACATTACTGGTAGAACATATGAGTTAAGGGATAAGGCGAAAAGAGCGGTAGAACTTGGAGCTGACATGTTATTATTTAACGTTTTCTCCTATGGACTAGATTGTTTACAAAGTCTCGCAGAAGATAAAGATATCAAAATACCAATAATGGCCCATCCTGCATTTAGTGGTGCTTTAACACCTTCACCAGTTTACGGGGTTTCGTATGAGCTATTATTAGGTAAATTACTACGATATGCTGGGGCAGATTTTTCCCTTTTCCCTTCTCCTTATGGAAGTGTAGCGCTAAAAAAAGAGGCAACAATAAAAGTTGCAAAAGAGTTAACGAAAGAGGATCTTGTAAAAGCAAGCTTACCTGTCCCATCTGCTGGTATTCATCCTGGTTTAGTGCCGTTATTAATAAATGATTTTGGTCAAGAGTCAGTTATTAATGCTGGAGGCGGAGTACATGGGCACCCTGATGGAGCCGCTGGTGGTGCTAAAGCATTCCGTCAAGCTGTAGACGCCGTACTGGAAGGGAAAACGTTAGGAGAGGCAGCTGCAGAAAAAGAGGAATTACAGAAAGCATTACAGCTTTGGGGTGAAAAATAAGATGACAACTTTAAAAAGACAACCTGTTATTTTTTGTGATTTTGATGGAACTGTAACGAAGTCAGATAACATTATTGCAGCGATGAAGCAATTTGCACCTGATGAATGGGTTTCATTAAAGGATCAAGTGTTATCTCAACAAATTAGTATACAAGATGGAGTAGGGGAAATGTTTGCTTTACTTTCATCCAGTAAGAGGGAAGAGATTACTAACTTTATTGTGCAACAAGCGGAAATACGCGAAGGGTTCGACCGCTTCATTGCTTACGTAAAAGAGCAAGAGATCCCACTATATATTGTTTCTGGTGGAATCGACTTTTTCGTCAAGCCGTTATTAAAAGGACGGATTGAAGAGGAATATATCTATTGCAATAGAGCTGATTTTTCAAACGAGAATATTACTATAACTTGGCCACATAGTTGTGATGAACAATGTGATAACGATTGCGGCTGCTGCAAACCTTCCATCATTCGAAAAATTGCAAACGATACTTCATACAAAGTGGTTATTGGTGACTCCATCACGGATCTACAAGCAGCTAAATTAGCAGATAAAGTGATTGCGAGAGATTTTTTAATAGAAAAATGCGAAGAAAATAAACTCGCTTATGAATCGTTCGAAACGTTCGATGATGTCATTTCCATACTACAACGACTGGAGGTTACGGTATGAGTCGTTATTTGCAAAAGTGGAATGAACTAGCGGATGTAAAGGATGAGTTTGCCGAAAGAGATTGGTTTCCAGGAACAAGTGGAAATTTGTCTATTAAAGTTTCAACAAACCCTCTAACATTTTTCGTAACAGCAAGTGGAAAGGATAAGCGAAAACGTACAAGCGAGGATTTTTTGCTAGTAGATAAAAAAGGCGCACCCGCTGAAGAAACAAAATTAAAACCTTCAGCTGAAACGCAATTGCATGTTGAAGTTTATAACAGAACTAATGCAGGAGCGGTATTTCACGTTCATACGATTGATAATAACGTTATATCGGAAATTTATAAAGAAGAAGGAAAAATAACGTTTAAAAGGCAAGAAATAATTAAAGCTTTAGGTTATTGGGAAGAGGATGCGGAGGTTTCTATTCCAATTATAAAAAATGATGCACATATTCCTACCCTTTCTCAACAGTTCTCTAAATACATTCATGGAGACAAAGGAGCGGTCCTTATATTAAACCATGGAATCACCGTATGGGGAGAAACGGCTTTTGAAGCAAAAAAATATTTAGAAGCTTGGGAGTTTTTGTTTTCTTACCATCTAAAATTGCTAGCTTTGCAAAATGTTCAAAAACAGTATCCGGTTATGCCAATTGCTTAACTAGAACTGAAAAATATATAAAATTATTGAGGAGGAAATATAATGGCACAAATTCGTTTACATGCAACTAATGAAAGAATTGAAAATGAGGAAAAAGTAGTAGCATTTTTAGAAAAGAATGAAGTAATTTACGAGAAATGGGACATTACAAAATTACCATCTAACTTAAAAGAAAAATATGCACTAACAGATGAGGAAAAAGAAGAAATTTTAGCTGTATTTGGAGAAGAAATTGCTGACATTTCAGAGCGTCGAGGTTATAAATCTAGTGATGTTATTTCTTTGTCTGATTCTACACCAAACTTAGATCAGTTATTAACCAATTTCCAACAGGAACATCATCATACAGATGATGAAGTTCGTTTTATCGTAAGCGGTCACGGGATTTTTGT from Sutcliffiella cohnii encodes:
- a CDS encoding 2-hydroxy-3-keto-5-methylthiopentenyl-1-phosphate phosphatase; protein product: MTTLKRQPVIFCDFDGTVTKSDNIIAAMKQFAPDEWVSLKDQVLSQQISIQDGVGEMFALLSSSKREEITNFIVQQAEIREGFDRFIAYVKEQEIPLYIVSGGIDFFVKPLLKGRIEEEYIYCNRADFSNENITITWPHSCDEQCDNDCGCCKPSIIRKIANDTSYKVVIGDSITDLQAAKLADKVIARDFLIEKCEENKLAYESFETFDDVISILQRLEVTV
- a CDS encoding 1,2-dihydroxy-3-keto-5-methylthiopentene dioxygenase; translation: MAQIRLHATNERIENEEKVVAFLEKNEVIYEKWDITKLPSNLKEKYALTDEEKEEILAVFGEEIADISERRGYKSSDVISLSDSTPNLDQLLTNFQQEHHHTDDEVRFIVSGHGIFVIQDNEGNFFDVELQPGDLISVPENVRHYFTLMEDRKVVAVRIFVTTEGWVPIYEKEEVNSN
- a CDS encoding pyridoxal phosphate-dependent aminotransferase — translated: MKNFKQSKLLQTLPKQFFASLVEKSGKVVALGHDVINLGQGNPDQPTPQHIVQSMQNAVLKPQHHKYAPFRGHDFLKEAVAAFYKREYDVVLDPATEIAVLFGGKAGLVELPVCLLNEGDTVLVPDPGYPDYLSGVALAKANMEVMPLEEKNNFLPNYQNISESVLKDAKLMFLNYPNNPTGAMATAAFFEETVELANKNNICVVHDFAYGAIGFEGNRPISFLQTAGAKNVGVEIYTLSKTYNMAGWRVGFTVGNASVIEAINLLQDHLYVSLFSSIQEAAATALLDSQHCVDELVEMYEERRNVLVNGLKEIGWDVNAPQGSFFAWLKVPNGYTSESFSDYLLENAHIVVAPGIGFGSYGEGYVRVGLLTSTERLQEAVDRIKKLQLFS
- the mtnW gene encoding 2,3-diketo-5-methylthiopentyl-1-phosphate enolase, producing the protein MSEVIATYLVHDAKGNLERKAEGIALGLTVGSWTDLPKVDQDQLKKHKGRVVHVEYLPEDEKVNRYFGEKRTKGLIKIAYPSLNFSNDIPAIITTVFGKLSLDGEIKLLDLQFSDELKRSFPGPKFGIQGIREKTGVWERPFVMSIFKGVLGRDLAFLRDQLKEQALGGVDFVKDDEILFENELTPFENRIIAGKEVLQNVYEQTGHRTLYAVNITGRTYELRDKAKRAVELGADMLLFNVFSYGLDCLQSLAEDKDIKIPIMAHPAFSGALTPSPVYGVSYELLLGKLLRYAGADFSLFPSPYGSVALKKEATIKVAKELTKEDLVKASLPVPSAGIHPGLVPLLINDFGQESVINAGGGVHGHPDGAAGGAKAFRQAVDAVLEGKTLGEAAAEKEELQKALQLWGEK
- a CDS encoding methylthioribulose 1-phosphate dehydratase, producing MSRYLQKWNELADVKDEFAERDWFPGTSGNLSIKVSTNPLTFFVTASGKDKRKRTSEDFLLVDKKGAPAEETKLKPSAETQLHVEVYNRTNAGAVFHVHTIDNNVISEIYKEEGKITFKRQEIIKALGYWEEDAEVSIPIIKNDAHIPTLSQQFSKYIHGDKGAVLILNHGITVWGETAFEAKKYLEAWEFLFSYHLKLLALQNVQKQYPVMPIA